A region of the Sodalis ligni genome:
CCGGCAGTCGGAAGCCGGCGTGACCAGGCTGAACGGCCGTACGCCGCAGCAGGTATTTCAAGAGGTGACGGCGCCGTGGCGCCGGCACGGGGTGCCGGTGATCATGGCCGGTATGGTAGGCAGCAACGCCGGCTGGATTTCGGTACCTTATTTACCCTGTCCCACGGACCTCGCCTCACTGGCGGGCCGCCTCACCCGCGTTGAACAGGCGGCCCCGCAGTCGGCCTGGATTATTCCCGGCATCAGTATTGTCAGCGATAGCAACTGCAATGTCATGCGCGGAGAAGAGACCCAACTGCTGGGGGCCTACCGCACCCAGCCTTCGTCCCTGTACCTGATGCCCGGCACCCACTCCAAATGGGTACGCCTGGAAAACGGCGTTATCAACGATTTTCGCACAGTGATGACCGGCGAATTGCACCACCTTCTCATCAAGCAGTCGCTCATCGGCGTCGGGTTATCTGAACAGCAGCCGAATCCGGCGGTTTTCCGGCAGGGGATGGAGCAGGGCTTTAACCAAAGCAATATCCTGCGCTGCCTGTTTGAAATCCGCGCCGCCCACGTGCTGGGCCAACTGGATAAAAGCGCGGTGAGCGAATGGCTCTCCGGACTGCTCATCGGCAATGAAGTGGCGCAAATGCGGCGGGACTGGGGTATCGCCAAAGGCGAAACGGTGACGGTTATCGGCAATCCGCAGCTTGCCGCCCGCTATCAGCAGGCATTGGAGTATGCCGATCTTCATCACAGGTTGCTGGACGGCGACGAGACCTTTCAAGCTGGAATAAGGAGCATATTAAATGAGCTGGACCAATAGATTACCCTTGATTGCCATTTTGCGCGGCATCACTCCGGAGGAAGTGCTGGAGCACGTTGAGGTATTGCTGGATGCGGGTTTTGAGGCGGTGGAAATCCCGCTGAATTCCCCGGACTGGCAAGAAAGCATAGGCAAGACGGTAAAAGCCTACGGCCAGCGGGCATTAATCGGCGCCGGCACGGTGCTTAAACCGGGGCAGGTGGATATCCTGGCGGCATTGGGCTGCAAGCTGCTGGTGACGCCTAATATCAATGCTGAAATTATTCACCGGGCCGTAGGCTACGGCATGGAAGTCTGCCCCGGCTGCGCCACCGCCACGGAGGCGTTCACCGCGCTGGACGCAGGCGCCCAGGCGTTGAAAATATTCCCCTCGGTAGCGTTCGGGCCGGATTATATCAAGGCCCTCAAGGCGGTATTGCCTCCGGATGTTCCGGTATTCGCCGTAGGCGGCGTATCGCCGGAAAATCTCCATCTCTATCTCAAGGCCGGCTGCATCGGCGCCGGTTTGGGCAGCGATTTGTACCGCGCCGGCCAGCCGGTCAGCCGAACCGCCCAGCAGGCAAAAGCCTTTGTCCGCGCCTATAAAGAGGCGCTGGCGCAACACTAACGGGCAACGAACGTGTTAAAGGGAGAGCGCGCCAATGAGGTCGAATCGGGCGTGGTTTTCCCGCCCGACCGAGCGCCTCATGGCACGCTAGGCCCGCAATCACCGATCGTGCAACAAACGTGTTAAAGGGAGAGCGCGCCAATGAGGTCGAATCGGGCGTGGTTTTCCCGCCCGACCGAGCGCCTCATGGCACGCTAGGCCCGCAATCACCGATCGTGCAACAAACGTGTTAAAGGGAGAGCGCGCCAATGAGGTCGAATCGGGCGTGGTTTTCCCGCCCGACCGAGCGCCTCATGGCACGCTAGGCCCGCAATCACCGATCGTGCAACAAACGTGTTAAAGGGAGAGCGCGCCAATGAGGTCGAATCGGGCGTGGTTTTCCCGCCCGACCGAGCGCCTCATGGCACGCTAGGCCCGCCATCACCGGACGTGCAACGAGCAATCCCCGTCTCCTCAGCCACACACTGATTATTTCGAATAGCAGCGTTCACCCGCCGGTGGATTCCTCAAAGTGTGATCCAGATTGTAGTACAATATTAAATCTTGATGCTACAATCCAAAACATAATAGTGCGACAGCAAACGCATGCCGTTATTGACCAAGAAGGACGTGAAAATGAAAGTGACAAAGCTGACCACCTACCGTCTACCGCCGCGCTGGATGTTTCTCAAAGTGGAAACCGACGAAGGGATCACCGGCTGGGGCGAGCCGGTGATCGAAGGCCGCGCGCGCACGGTGGAAGCAGCGGTACATGAACTTTCCGAATACGTAATCGGCCAGGATCCCGCGCGCATCAATGATATCTGGTCAACCCTCTATCGCGGCGGTTTTTATCGTGGCGGCCCAATCCTGATGAGCGCCATCGCCGGTATCGATCAGGCGCTGTGGGATATCAAAGGCAAAGCGCTGGGGGTACCGGTGTACCAACTGCCGGGCGGGCTGGGGCGGGATAAGATCAAAGCATACAGCTGGGTAGGGGGAGACCGCCCCGCCGATGTTATCGCCGGCATGAAAAAACTCACCGAGATCGGCTTTGATACCTTTAAGCTCAACGGCTGCGAAGAGATGGGCCTCATCGATAATTCACGCAAAATCGACGCCGCGGTAGCGGTGGCGGCCCAGGTGCGTGAAGCCATGGGCAACGCCATCGAGTTCGGGCTGGATTTCCACGGCCGGGTAAATGCGCCCATGGCAAAGCTGCTGATTAAGGAGCTGGAACCCTATCGTCCGCTGTTTATCGAAGAACCGGTACTGGCGGAGCAGGCGGAATACTACCCGCGCCTGGCGGCGCAAACCGCCATCCCCATCGCCGCCGGCGAACGCATGTTCTCCCGTTACGAATTCAAACGCGTTCTGGCCAACGGCGGCCTGGCCATTGCCCAGCCGGATCTCTCCCACGCCGGCGGCATTACCGAATGCCTGAAAATCGCCTCCATGGCAGAAGCCTATGACGTAGCTCTGGCGCCACACTGCCCGCTGGGTCCCATTGCGCTGGCGTCCTGCCTGCACGTTGACTTTGTTTCCTATAACGCGGTATTGCAGGAACAAAGCATGGGCATTCATTATAACCAGGGGGCAGAGCTGCTGGATTACGTTATTAACAAAGACGATTTTAAAATGACGGACGGTTATTTTTATCCGTTAACCAAACCCGGACTGGGTGTGGAAATCAATGAAGAACTCGTTATTGAGCGCAGCAAAAATGCCGGCGACTGGCGTAACCCGGTATGGCGCTATCCTGACGGCGCGGTGGCGGAATGGTAACCGGCGCCGGACGGTACTAACCCTAATGATACCCGTTATACTTCAACGTGAATTATTGCGGGTATAACCGGGTTGGAAATACGTTACCTCTAGGAAACGGACAGACTGCTTATAAAGTTTACCAGCGGTTGGCCGTGACATTATAAGCCCTACAATAACTCGCCATGACCGATCAAGGGCTTCCTTTGCCTGCCATTCGGCCGTCGCTAAAAGGTGATGATATGACTATCGATTTGGGCACCTCGACCATCAGTAAGCTTAATTTAAAAATAATCCCGTTTATTATTCTCTGTTATTTTATTTCCAATCTCGATAAGACCAATATATCGGTGGCCGCATTACAAATGAATGCCGATCTCGGCTTGACCACCAGTATGTATGGATTAGGGGTAGGGATGTTTTATATTTCCTATATCCTGTTTGAAGTGCCCAGCAATATTATTATGACCCGGGTCGGCGCCAAACTCTGGATCGCCCGCATCATGATCACCTGGGGCCTGGTGAGCACCGGTATGGGGTTTGTCCATACCCCGACCCAGCTCTATATCATGCGTTTCCTGCTGGGCATGGCCGAAGCGGGCTTTGCGCCGGGCATTATCTATTATATTTCCTGCTGGTTCCCGAAAAGCAGCCGGGCACGGGCCATGTCATTCTTTATATGGGCTCGGTACTGGCTTCCATTATCGGCCTGCCCATTTCCGGCAGCATACTCG
Encoded here:
- the dgoD gene encoding galactonate dehydratase; protein product: MKVTKLTTYRLPPRWMFLKVETDEGITGWGEPVIEGRARTVEAAVHELSEYVIGQDPARINDIWSTLYRGGFYRGGPILMSAIAGIDQALWDIKGKALGVPVYQLPGGLGRDKIKAYSWVGGDRPADVIAGMKKLTEIGFDTFKLNGCEEMGLIDNSRKIDAAVAVAAQVREAMGNAIEFGLDFHGRVNAPMAKLLIKELEPYRPLFIEEPVLAEQAEYYPRLAAQTAIPIAAGERMFSRYEFKRVLANGGLAIAQPDLSHAGGITECLKIASMAEAYDVALAPHCPLGPIALASCLHVDFVSYNAVLQEQSMGIHYNQGAELLDYVINKDDFKMTDGYFYPLTKPGLGVEINEELVIERSKNAGDWRNPVWRYPDGAVAEW
- a CDS encoding 2-dehydro-3-deoxy-6-phosphogalactonate aldolase, which translates into the protein MSWTNRLPLIAILRGITPEEVLEHVEVLLDAGFEAVEIPLNSPDWQESIGKTVKAYGQRALIGAGTVLKPGQVDILAALGCKLLVTPNINAEIIHRAVGYGMEVCPGCATATEAFTALDAGAQALKIFPSVAFGPDYIKALKAVLPPDVPVFAVGGVSPENLHLYLKAGCIGAGLGSDLYRAGQPVSRTAQQAKAFVRAYKEALAQH
- a CDS encoding 2-dehydro-3-deoxygalactonokinase, which codes for MSKSYIAIDWGSTNLRAWLYLDGVLADTRQSEAGVTRLNGRTPQQVFQEVTAPWRRHGVPVIMAGMVGSNAGWISVPYLPCPTDLASLAGRLTRVEQAAPQSAWIIPGISIVSDSNCNVMRGEETQLLGAYRTQPSSLYLMPGTHSKWVRLENGVINDFRTVMTGELHHLLIKQSLIGVGLSEQQPNPAVFRQGMEQGFNQSNILRCLFEIRAAHVLGQLDKSAVSEWLSGLLIGNEVAQMRRDWGIAKGETVTVIGNPQLAARYQQALEYADLHHRLLDGDETFQAGIRSILNELDQ